One stretch of Carettochelys insculpta isolate YL-2023 chromosome 20, ASM3395843v1, whole genome shotgun sequence DNA includes these proteins:
- the GSG1L2 gene encoding LOW QUALITY PROTEIN: germ cell-specific gene 1-like protein 2 (The sequence of the model RefSeq protein was modified relative to this genomic sequence to represent the inferred CDS: inserted 1 base in 1 codon) gives MGMDRWQRASAALLLGFVSLMFSITAFSSSCWCEGTRKVAKPXCTDQGKGAHCIRLSNSDVNNSNAVQYIWETGDDKFIDRKFHAGIWYSCEEIVNGEGEKCRSFISLTPPADQDAVLPSNSQWLASSLPGVGSDSLAGSSFTCCMAASVTAINRYTKTILEFKHKQKKLERSLKNKYKFPDLRTPEKAWNMYVSSFHTTTEDLVYQLKDIHNPDRISVFVDLNNIPQPNCDEYS, from the exons ATGGGCATGGACAGATGGCAGAGAGCCTCAGCAGCACTCTTGCTCGGTTTTGTCTCTCTAATGTTCTCCATTACAGCATTTAGCAGCAGTTGCTGGTGTGAAGGCACAAGAAAAGTTGCAAAAC TTTGTACAGATCAGGGGAAAGGGGCTCACTGCATTCGCCTCAGTAATTCTGATGTGAACAATAGCAATGCCGTTCAGTATATTTGGGAGACAGGCGATGACAAGTTCATTGACCGAAAGTTTCATGCTGGCATCTGGTATTCGTGTGAGGAGATTGTTAATGGGGAAG GTGAGAAATGTAGAAGTTTTATCAGTCTGACGCCACCTGCAGATCAGG atgctgtactgCCCTCCAACTCTCAGTGGCTTGCCTCCAGCCTTCCTGGTGTGGGTTCTGACAG ccttgcAGGGAGTTCCTTCACTTGCTGTATGGCTGCCTCTGTCACGGCCATTAACAGATATACAAAAACTATTTTGGAATTCaagcacaaacaaaaaaagctggagagaagtttaaaaaataaatacaagtttCCAGATCTTAGAACTCCAGAGAAAGCTTGGAATATGTATGTCAGCTCTTTTCATACCACTACAGAGGACTTGGTGTATCAGTTAAAGGACATCCATAATCCAGACAGAATTTCAGTCTTTGTAGATTTAAACAATATCCCTCAGCCAAACTGTGATGAGTATAGTTAA